In the genome of Candidatus Hydrogenedentota bacterium, one region contains:
- a CDS encoding uroporphyrinogen decarboxylase family protein, with the protein MTHDQWNTLVSVVNGESLDAPPVGFIIDSPWLPNWAGMSILDYLTSETMWFEAHMRAIERFPAALFLPGFWAEYGMCTEPSAFGAKCVFPENEFPFAKTMFDDVSRAASVRKPNPKTDGLAPFVLKRLQHLEPRIREAGHAIRFAVARGPLNIAGFLLGNTEFLIGLKMYPGESHALLDTITSYIEDWLKLQAATFPTIDGALILDDLAGFVGPGDFEEFAKPYLKRAFEAIDARVRFFHNDAEGMICAPHLADIGINLFNFSHNHPLRTMRAAVGERVALLGNIPPRDVLAQGAPEQVYDAVRQLLESVNGTRGLILSCGGGMPPGVPSENIDAFMAAATA; encoded by the coding sequence ATGACGCACGACCAATGGAACACGCTGGTGTCCGTGGTGAATGGCGAATCGCTCGATGCGCCGCCCGTGGGGTTTATCATCGACAGTCCCTGGCTCCCCAACTGGGCGGGCATGTCCATTCTCGACTATCTGACCAGCGAGACCATGTGGTTCGAGGCCCATATGCGGGCCATCGAGCGATTCCCGGCCGCGCTCTTCCTGCCCGGCTTCTGGGCGGAATACGGTATGTGCACTGAACCCTCGGCTTTCGGCGCGAAATGCGTCTTTCCCGAAAACGAGTTTCCCTTCGCCAAAACAATGTTTGACGATGTCTCAAGAGCCGCTTCGGTCCGGAAACCGAACCCCAAAACCGACGGCCTTGCACCGTTTGTGCTGAAACGGCTGCAACACCTCGAACCGCGCATCCGGGAAGCCGGCCACGCCATCCGTTTCGCCGTCGCGCGGGGACCCCTGAACATCGCAGGATTCCTCCTCGGCAACACCGAGTTCCTTATCGGCCTGAAGATGTATCCCGGCGAGTCCCACGCCCTGCTCGATACGATCACGTCCTATATTGAGGATTGGCTGAAACTCCAGGCCGCGACCTTCCCTACCATTGACGGCGCCCTGATTCTCGACGACTTGGCGGGATTCGTCGGACCCGGCGACTTCGAGGAATTCGCCAAGCCCTATCTCAAGCGCGCGTTCGAGGCCATCGACGCCCGGGTCCGTTTCTTCCACAACGACGCCGAGGGCATGATTTGCGCACCTCATCTCGCGGACATCGGCATCAATCTCTTCAACTTCTCCCACAACCATCCCCTCCGGACTATGCGGGCCGCCGTGGGGGAACGGGTCGCGCTGCTCGGCAACATCCCTCCGAGAGACGTATTGGCTCAGGGCGCCCCGGAACAGGTGTACGATGCCGTACGCCAGCTGCTCGAATCCGTTAACGGCACCCGCGGGCTCATCCTGTCCTGCGGCGGCGGCATGCCTCCGGGCGTGCCAAGTGAGAACATCGACGCGTTTATGGCCGCGGCAACCGCGTAA
- a CDS encoding isocitrate/isopropylmalate dehydrogenase family protein, which yields MSHTVCLIPGDGIGPEVAQAARRVIDASGAPVNWLELPAGAGALETCGEVLPDKTVEAIEVHRVALKGPITTPIGKGFRSVNVQLRKRLNLYAAVRPVRSLPGVKTRYENVELVVIRENTEGLYSGLENEVTTGVVQSLKIATRTACERIARFAFNYARERRRHRVTVFHKANIMKLSDGLFLDCAREIHEKEAPDIAYDELIIDNGCMHLVRDPGKFDILLLENLYGDVVSDLCAGLVGGLGVVPGANIGDGCAVFEAVHGSAPDIAGKGVANPLALIMSGVMMLNHLGETAAAKRIKTAYDQVLRDANPGEITPDIGGQGTTESFAKAVISRMECNGHQSGE from the coding sequence ATGTCGCACACCGTTTGTCTGATTCCGGGCGATGGCATCGGCCCCGAGGTTGCCCAAGCGGCGCGCCGGGTTATCGATGCGTCGGGCGCCCCCGTCAACTGGCTCGAATTGCCCGCCGGGGCTGGAGCGCTCGAGACCTGCGGCGAAGTACTCCCCGACAAGACCGTCGAGGCAATCGAAGTGCACCGCGTCGCGTTGAAAGGGCCCATCACCACGCCAATCGGCAAGGGGTTTCGGAGCGTCAATGTGCAGTTGCGCAAACGGCTCAATCTATACGCCGCCGTGCGCCCCGTGCGCAGTCTGCCAGGAGTCAAAACCCGCTATGAAAACGTCGAACTGGTCGTGATACGCGAAAATACCGAGGGCCTGTACTCGGGACTCGAAAACGAGGTCACCACGGGCGTCGTTCAAAGCCTCAAGATTGCGACCCGAACAGCGTGTGAACGCATCGCGCGTTTCGCATTCAACTACGCGCGCGAACGCCGCCGTCACCGCGTCACCGTCTTCCACAAGGCCAACATCATGAAGTTGTCCGACGGGCTGTTCCTCGATTGCGCGCGCGAGATTCACGAGAAGGAGGCGCCGGATATCGCGTACGACGAATTGATCATCGACAACGGCTGCATGCATCTCGTGCGCGACCCGGGCAAGTTCGACATCCTGTTGCTCGAGAACCTCTACGGCGACGTCGTCAGCGATCTGTGCGCCGGTCTCGTGGGCGGTCTCGGTGTCGTGCCAGGCGCGAATATCGGTGACGGGTGCGCCGTGTTCGAAGCCGTACACGGAAGCGCCCCCGACATCGCTGGCAAGGGCGTCGCAAACCCGCTGGCCCTGATCATGAGCGGCGTGATGATGCTGAACCACCTGGGCGAAACCGCCGCCGCCAAACGTATCAAGACCGCCTACGATCAAGTGCTGCGCGACGCAAACCCCGGTGAAATCACCCCGGATATCGGAGGACAAGGCACAACCGAATCGTTCGCCAAGGCCGTTATCAGCCGCATGGAGTGCAACGGGCATCAATCAGGGGAGTGA
- a CDS encoding glycosyltransferase family protein: MKRVVGVVQARMGSTRLPGKILADIAGRPMLALVMQRLARAAAVDEVVVATTTNDKDRPITELAARMGFRCCMGDEEDVLARYLTAARETNAGIIVRVTSDCPLIDPALVDETVSLYFNEHADYAANCCVDYLFPRGSEAEVFSAAALRRIEPLAREPYERAHVTPYFYRCPETFKIAFLEAQGPYRQPDLRVCVDTQEDLDLVRAIYERLDTGGNDFSILDVIQLLDREPALKATNAHIHQKKLQEG; the protein is encoded by the coding sequence ATGAAGCGTGTGGTTGGGGTCGTGCAGGCGCGCATGGGCTCCACCCGCTTGCCGGGGAAAATCCTGGCGGACATAGCGGGCAGACCCATGCTGGCGCTGGTTATGCAGCGCCTGGCCCGGGCTGCCGCCGTCGACGAGGTGGTCGTCGCGACTACCACCAACGACAAGGACCGGCCTATTACCGAGCTGGCGGCCCGGATGGGATTCCGGTGCTGCATGGGCGACGAAGAGGACGTGCTGGCGCGTTATCTGACTGCCGCCCGCGAGACGAACGCCGGGATCATCGTCCGGGTCACTTCAGACTGCCCCTTGATTGACCCCGCCCTGGTCGATGAGACGGTTTCACTCTACTTCAACGAACATGCCGATTATGCCGCCAATTGCTGTGTGGACTACCTGTTCCCGCGCGGCTCGGAGGCCGAGGTATTCAGCGCCGCGGCCCTCCGGAGAATCGAGCCTCTCGCCCGGGAACCCTATGAGCGCGCGCATGTCACCCCCTATTTCTACCGGTGCCCCGAGACGTTCAAGATCGCTTTTCTGGAAGCGCAAGGGCCTTACCGCCAGCCGGACCTGCGCGTGTGCGTCGATACCCAGGAGGACCTCGACCTGGTGCGGGCCATATACGAGCGCCTCGATACAGGCGGAAACGATTTTTCGATACTGGATGTCATACAATTACTCGACCGCGAACCGGCGCTGAAAGCCACCAATGCCCACATCCACCAGAAGAAGCTGCAGGAGGGGTAG
- a CDS encoding SDR family NAD(P)-dependent oxidoreductase, protein MAQRFQGKSVFITGASSGIGEALAHAFAAEGARLALTARRLDRLLKVQEALAQEGAQALALQCDVTERAALDAAVAQTVETFGAIDVAVANAGFGVAGPFQKLSTEDFRRQFETNVFGLLDTVYAVLPHLQASKGRLALLSSVAGRVASPDTSPYSASKFAVTGLAEAIYYDLLRDGVSVTCIEPGFVESDIRMTDNKGRFHDDWKDPVPQWLVVPRSRAARAIVNAIYKRKPEAVITGHGKAITWLARHFPRTTRFIQRHGTVRRRNR, encoded by the coding sequence ATGGCGCAGCGCTTTCAAGGCAAGTCCGTGTTCATAACAGGCGCATCCTCGGGCATTGGCGAAGCCCTTGCCCACGCGTTCGCGGCCGAAGGCGCGCGCCTGGCCCTTACCGCGCGGCGCCTTGATCGCCTCCTCAAAGTTCAGGAAGCGCTCGCGCAAGAAGGCGCCCAAGCGCTCGCGCTCCAATGCGATGTGACCGAACGCGCGGCTCTGGACGCAGCCGTGGCGCAAACGGTCGAGACGTTCGGCGCCATCGACGTCGCCGTCGCCAACGCGGGGTTCGGCGTCGCCGGGCCCTTCCAGAAGCTGAGTACCGAGGATTTCCGGCGGCAATTTGAGACCAATGTGTTCGGATTGCTCGACACCGTCTACGCCGTCCTGCCTCATCTTCAGGCGTCCAAGGGACGCCTGGCGCTCCTTTCCAGCGTGGCGGGCCGTGTGGCATCACCGGATACATCCCCCTATTCGGCAAGCAAATTCGCCGTGACGGGGCTGGCAGAAGCCATCTACTACGACCTCTTGCGCGACGGCGTTTCCGTGACATGCATAGAACCCGGGTTTGTCGAGAGCGACATCCGCATGACAGACAACAAGGGGCGATTTCACGACGACTGGAAAGACCCCGTGCCGCAATGGCTGGTCGTGCCCCGGTCTCGTGCCGCCCGCGCCATCGTCAACGCCATCTACAAACGAAAGCCCGAAGCCGTCATTACCGGACACGGCAAGGCCATCACATGGCTCGCACGCCACTTCCCCCGCACAACCCGGTTCATCCAGCGCCACGGAACCGTACGCAGACGGAACAGATAA
- a CDS encoding DoxX family membrane protein codes for MRDTEHVAQGLSPESVAGFLLRLALGVLFLFAAVGKFLGPGPIGFAKWILQEFDGTYLPRALVLPYAFTLPYIEFLLGLVLILGLFTRASLFLAGMLLISLAFGKMVQQDQATVADNLNYVFMAAVALWFAWRDNPISVDRLVFRRGRNE; via the coding sequence ATGCGGGACACAGAACATGTAGCACAAGGTCTGTCCCCAGAGAGCGTTGCGGGATTTCTGTTGAGGCTGGCTCTGGGGGTGCTGTTTCTTTTTGCTGCCGTAGGCAAATTTCTGGGCCCGGGTCCCATCGGATTCGCAAAATGGATTCTCCAGGAGTTCGACGGCACCTACCTTCCCAGGGCTCTCGTGCTTCCCTACGCATTTACCCTCCCGTACATCGAGTTCCTCCTCGGATTGGTGTTGATTCTCGGGCTCTTCACCAGGGCATCGCTATTCCTGGCGGGAATGCTGCTCATCAGCCTGGCGTTCGGGAAAATGGTCCAGCAGGACCAAGCGACCGTCGCCGACAACCTCAATTACGTGTTTATGGCCGCCGTGGCATTGTGGTTCGCCTGGCGGGACAATCCCATTTCGGTTGACAGGCTCGTGTTCCGCAGAGGACGGAACGAATAG
- a CDS encoding divalent metal cation transporter, with protein sequence MDQKVQQRKSAFSMNPQIERDRDMLVLARKKGKGALVGAFVRLSGPGWLQSAITLGGGSLSSSMYLGILGGFAFLWLQPLAMVAGIVMLSAISYVTLSTDETPLKAINRHVNPVLGWGWLVASMTANIVWSITQYSLGIASLQQNLFEGILGEGGALGGAGKYVAAAIVLCVAVSASMLYSFGGRGAKTFDILVKCLVGTTVVCFVAVVARLLWTGQIAVGELLNGFLFHSRLLMQPVEAFSDKIAQVAPAYQDFWSNIIVRQQRDVMISAGATAVGINMTFLLPYSMLRKGWDREFRGLAIFDLATGLFFPFVLATSCVVIAAASQFHGVAAPGLLGEKDPHGNPVMPAKNLIGPFDELLAQRVKAELGKEAYNALSPDEQQARKDALPEADRKVAAMFVKRDAFNLAAALAPITGDRFARYVFGLGVMGMAMGASTMQMLINGLCFCALLDVPAKGWRQRAGMLMPGIAIVVPLFWKGAQMWLAIVTSVFCMTLLPFAYLSFYLLINHKKYLGTDAPSGAKRILWNVLMVPSCILACIGAFWSIYSKLGGMYSALVIGAFLVLVAIGHAIRGVIYPETSA encoded by the coding sequence ATGGACCAGAAAGTTCAACAAAGGAAGAGCGCCTTTTCCATGAACCCGCAGATCGAGCGCGACCGCGACATGCTCGTCCTCGCCCGCAAGAAGGGCAAAGGCGCCCTGGTGGGCGCATTCGTGCGGCTGTCGGGTCCCGGCTGGTTGCAGAGTGCCATCACGCTCGGCGGCGGCTCGCTGTCGTCAAGCATGTATCTGGGCATCTTGGGCGGATTCGCCTTCCTTTGGCTTCAACCCCTTGCTATGGTCGCGGGCATCGTCATGCTCAGCGCCATCTCTTATGTAACGCTGAGCACCGACGAGACGCCATTGAAAGCTATCAACCGGCATGTAAACCCCGTTCTGGGCTGGGGCTGGCTCGTAGCTTCAATGACCGCCAATATCGTCTGGTCAATCACGCAGTACAGCCTGGGGATCGCCTCCCTGCAACAGAACCTGTTCGAGGGAATCCTGGGGGAAGGCGGAGCGCTGGGCGGCGCAGGCAAATATGTGGCCGCCGCCATAGTCCTCTGCGTGGCCGTGTCCGCAAGCATGCTGTACAGTTTCGGCGGCAGGGGCGCCAAGACTTTCGACATCCTCGTGAAATGCCTCGTGGGAACAACCGTCGTCTGCTTCGTCGCCGTGGTGGCAAGGTTGCTGTGGACCGGCCAGATTGCCGTGGGCGAACTCCTCAACGGGTTCCTGTTCCATTCGAGACTTCTCATGCAACCGGTCGAGGCCTTTTCGGACAAGATAGCCCAAGTGGCCCCCGCATACCAGGATTTCTGGTCGAATATAATCGTCAGGCAGCAACGGGACGTTATGATCAGCGCCGGCGCAACCGCAGTCGGCATCAACATGACCTTTCTCCTCCCCTATTCGATGCTGCGCAAGGGTTGGGACCGGGAGTTCCGCGGTCTCGCCATTTTCGACCTGGCTACCGGGCTTTTCTTCCCCTTCGTGCTGGCCACGAGCTGCGTGGTCATTGCGGCCGCCAGCCAGTTCCATGGCGTCGCCGCGCCCGGCCTGCTCGGCGAGAAAGACCCCCACGGAAACCCCGTCATGCCAGCGAAGAACCTCATCGGCCCCTTCGACGAGCTGCTCGCGCAGCGTGTAAAGGCCGAGCTCGGCAAGGAAGCCTATAACGCCCTCAGCCCGGATGAACAGCAGGCGCGCAAGGACGCCTTGCCGGAAGCGGACCGCAAGGTCGCGGCTATGTTCGTGAAGCGCGACGCATTCAATCTGGCGGCGGCATTGGCCCCGATCACGGGCGACCGCTTCGCGAGATATGTTTTCGGTCTGGGCGTCATGGGTATGGCCATGGGCGCTTCCACGATGCAGATGCTCATTAACGGCCTGTGTTTCTGCGCCCTGCTCGACGTCCCTGCGAAGGGCTGGCGACAACGCGCCGGCATGCTCATGCCGGGTATCGCGATCGTTGTGCCGCTCTTCTGGAAAGGCGCACAAATGTGGTTAGCCATTGTCACCTCGGTTTTCTGCATGACTCTCTTGCCGTTTGCCTACCTGTCATTCTACCTGCTCATAAACCACAAGAAATATCTGGGCACGGACGCCCCGAGCGGCGCAAAGCGTATCCTGTGGAACGTGCTTATGGTCCCCTCGTGCATATTGGCGTGCATCGGCGCGTTCTGGAGCATCTACTCCAAGCTTGGCGGGATGTACTCGGCCCTGGTGATCGGCGCGTTTCTGGTCCTTGTCGCCATCGGCCATGCCATCCGCGGCGTCATCTACCCGGAAACCTCCGCGTAA
- a CDS encoding glycoside hydrolase family 127 protein codes for MRRFWVCYTAPLIVCVTASAADSQAVQGSGNGHPSALRPLALQPFPLGAIRPAGWLERQLRTQADGLSGHLDRFWPDIQGSGWIGGKAEGWERMPYWLDGTVPLAHLLDDPELKGRVNGYINYILEHQQEDGWLGPEQSVTPQQRYKPRDPWPVFVMLKVLTQYQEATGDERVIPAMQRFLRTLDKQLDERPLFDWNKSRWQDLVVSIHWLYDRTGEPWLLELAAQAREQGQDWLAHFQDLPFKEKVETWRHESHVVNNAMAVKAPAVWYRQTGDPALEGATRHAIAELDRYHGQFSGIFTGDECFAGKMPSQGTELCSAAEYMFSLETATAILGDVFFADRLERIAFNAFPATFKPDMWAHQYDQQANQVVCKVSEDRIYTTNGPDANLFGLEPNYGCCTANMHQGWPKFATHLWMRTPDDGLAAVAYAPCELSATLGGAEVKVRVETDYPFRDAVAITVETNTPVQFPLWLRIPGWAKSAEVRVGDGGTQHAESGTFHTIAREWNGTTAVALRFPMQVQLERRYNESVAIERGPLIYSLKIGEYWKYLRGEEPHADWEVFPTTPWNYALAVNTGDPASSITFEERPVGGLPFSPEGAPVVATVKGRMLPEWLLEKNAAAPPPQSPVSSVQPMTNLILIPYGCTNLRVTEFPLLAE; via the coding sequence TCCGGCCGTTGGCGTTGCAGCCGTTTCCCCTCGGGGCCATACGGCCCGCGGGCTGGCTGGAACGCCAGCTCCGAACCCAGGCCGACGGCCTGAGCGGACACCTTGACCGGTTCTGGCCGGATATCCAGGGCAGCGGATGGATCGGCGGCAAAGCCGAAGGATGGGAACGCATGCCCTATTGGCTCGACGGGACCGTACCGCTGGCCCACCTCCTCGACGACCCCGAACTCAAGGGCCGGGTCAACGGTTACATCAACTACATCCTCGAACACCAGCAGGAAGACGGCTGGCTCGGACCGGAACAGAGCGTCACCCCGCAACAGAGATACAAGCCCCGCGACCCATGGCCCGTGTTTGTCATGCTCAAAGTGCTCACGCAATATCAAGAGGCCACGGGCGACGAACGGGTCATCCCCGCCATGCAGCGGTTCCTCCGGACACTCGACAAACAGCTCGATGAACGGCCCCTGTTCGACTGGAATAAATCGCGGTGGCAGGACCTCGTCGTGAGCATTCACTGGCTCTACGACCGCACCGGCGAACCGTGGCTGCTCGAGCTCGCCGCACAAGCCCGCGAACAGGGACAGGACTGGCTCGCTCACTTTCAAGATCTGCCGTTCAAGGAAAAGGTCGAAACATGGCGGCACGAGAGCCACGTCGTCAACAATGCCATGGCGGTCAAAGCCCCGGCGGTGTGGTACCGCCAGACCGGCGACCCCGCCCTCGAAGGCGCTACGCGGCACGCAATCGCAGAGCTGGACCGGTACCACGGGCAGTTCTCGGGCATCTTTACGGGCGACGAGTGTTTTGCAGGCAAGATGCCCTCCCAGGGAACGGAATTGTGCTCGGCCGCCGAGTACATGTTCTCTCTCGAGACAGCCACAGCCATTCTGGGCGATGTTTTCTTTGCCGATCGGCTCGAACGCATCGCTTTCAACGCGTTTCCGGCGACCTTCAAACCCGACATGTGGGCCCATCAGTACGACCAGCAGGCAAACCAAGTCGTGTGCAAAGTCAGCGAAGACCGCATCTACACCACCAACGGGCCCGACGCGAACCTGTTCGGGTTGGAGCCCAACTACGGGTGTTGCACGGCCAACATGCACCAGGGCTGGCCAAAGTTCGCCACGCACCTCTGGATGCGCACCCCGGACGACGGGCTGGCGGCGGTCGCCTACGCGCCTTGTGAACTCTCGGCAACGCTCGGCGGGGCGGAGGTAAAGGTTCGCGTCGAAACCGACTACCCGTTCCGTGATGCCGTGGCTATCACCGTCGAGACCAATACACCGGTGCAGTTCCCCCTGTGGCTACGTATCCCCGGCTGGGCGAAGAGCGCCGAGGTGCGCGTTGGAGATGGCGGCACGCAGCATGCCGAGTCCGGCACGTTCCACACGATTGCCCGGGAATGGAACGGCACGACCGCCGTCGCGCTGCGTTTTCCCATGCAGGTCCAGCTCGAAAGGCGCTATAACGAGTCCGTCGCCATCGAGCGCGGTCCCTTAATCTACAGTCTGAAGATCGGCGAGTACTGGAAATACCTGCGCGGCGAGGAGCCTCACGCCGACTGGGAGGTGTTCCCAACCACGCCCTGGAACTACGCGCTGGCGGTGAACACCGGCGATCCCGCATCGTCCATCACGTTTGAAGAGCGGCCAGTGGGCGGCCTGCCGTTCTCGCCCGAGGGCGCGCCGGTCGTTGCCACCGTGAAAGGCCGTATGCTGCCGGAATGGCTGCTCGAAAAGAACGCCGCCGCGCCGCCGCCCCAAAGCCCCGTGTCCTCCGTGCAACCGATGACGAATCTGATCCTCATCCCCTACGGGTGCACCAATCTCCGGGTCACGGAATTCCCGCTCCTGGCCGAATGA
- a CDS encoding carbon-nitrogen hydrolase family protein — protein sequence MARILALTALVGTACLAAAGQDGEAPPRTSVRLGLLRAVPEKWNLDKNFGAFLELLDATRGENVDIFITPECWLDGYAAPAKDSTRERIVAVAQDLNSSRYLQRVSEEARSRSMWICFGFTSLENGKAYNAAGLWNAEGERVGVYHKTHIQTHDVQFDAGESLPVWPSAWGPLGIMICADRRWPETARVLRLQGAKLILNPTYGFHNELNEAMMRTRAFENQCFIAFAHPEESLVTGPKGEIVAQKKGSRGVLICDIDLSRATDDNHLKDRRPELYGVIVGGE from the coding sequence ATGGCGCGTATTCTGGCCTTGACCGCGCTGGTGGGGACCGCCTGCCTGGCAGCTGCGGGACAAGACGGCGAGGCGCCGCCGCGAACAAGCGTGCGGCTGGGTCTGCTGCGCGCCGTGCCGGAAAAGTGGAATCTGGATAAAAACTTCGGCGCCTTCCTCGAACTTCTGGACGCCACAAGGGGTGAGAACGTCGATATCTTCATCACGCCCGAATGCTGGCTTGACGGATACGCCGCGCCGGCCAAAGACTCGACCCGCGAGCGTATTGTCGCAGTGGCTCAGGATCTGAACAGCAGCCGCTATCTTCAGAGGGTGTCGGAGGAGGCGCGCTCGCGCTCGATGTGGATCTGTTTCGGGTTTACGTCGCTCGAGAACGGCAAAGCATACAACGCGGCGGGTTTGTGGAATGCCGAGGGCGAACGGGTGGGGGTGTATCACAAGACCCACATCCAGACCCACGACGTGCAGTTCGATGCGGGGGAGTCGTTGCCCGTGTGGCCATCGGCATGGGGACCGTTGGGCATCATGATCTGCGCGGATCGACGCTGGCCCGAGACGGCCCGCGTGCTCCGGCTGCAGGGCGCCAAGCTCATTTTGAACCCCACGTACGGCTTCCATAACGAGTTGAACGAGGCCATGATGCGCACGCGCGCGTTCGAGAACCAGTGTTTCATAGCATTCGCGCATCCCGAAGAGAGCCTGGTCACCGGACCCAAGGGTGAAATCGTAGCGCAGAAAAAGGGTTCGCGGGGCGTCCTGATCTGCGACATCGATTTGAGCCGGGCCACTGACGACAATCATCTGAAAGACCGCCGCCCCGAACTGTATGGGGTAATTGTCGGCGGTGAATAA